The uncultured Cohaesibacter sp. genome includes the window TCGATATCTTTTTAGTCTTCAGGCGCACAATGCTTACATGTCGCACCAAATGCAGTCTTGTATGCGTAATCTGGAAATTCGCATGTATCCTTCCTTCTTGGAGAAGGATATCGCCGATCTCACCGGCTCTTGTCCTACCCCAAAATGCAATGTTCACCTTATGAATAGTGAGTTGGACAACGCAACAGCTCTAGGTTGGATATTGGTCAGTGAAGCTATTGCGTCCTTTTCTCCGCACTTTCTCGAGAAAGCGCAAATAATCGGTTTCCATGAAACCTACGGAGCTCGTCATTTGGCAGGAACCGCCGCGTTGTTCAATTCGCGATGGAGGCAAACCTGCATCCACGCCAACGCTATGATCCGTGATGGTGTCGCAGTAGATGAGCTGCAAGCAGCCATTTCTCGAATTCTACGCCACCTGCAAATGCTTGCGGAAAAGGAATTGAAAAATGGGTAATGCTAGACGCAGCGCCGTTTTAGCTGCCATCTCTAATTTCTGGAATGGAAGTGCGTCAATAGGCTTCATAGCGCTAGGTTGCGTACTGCTTGGCCTGGGAATCCTCGGAGCTTTTCTGCCGGGTCTACCAACAACGGTTTTTGTCATTGGTGCGGCATGGGCATTTGGGCGTTCATCTCCTCAGTTGGAGCTATGGCTGCTTGATCATCCACGCTTCGGTGCCACTTTGAGAGCATGGCGAACAAGTCGGGCGATTCCGCGACGGGCAAAAGTCGCCGCTTGTCTGGGTAAGGCTGTTGGCTTTGTGCTGTTTGTCGTGATGGTCAAGCCATCATTATGGTTGGCCTGCCTAGTACTTATCATCATGGCCGGAGTCGCGATTTGGATCATTTGTCGACCCGAACCGACTGCAATCACTATCGCCAGTCAACGCCTTACCAGCCAAAATTAGTCGAATGAAAGGACTGAGATGTTACGGTTTATTCTGCTCGCCCCAATGTCC containing:
- a CDS encoding YbaN family protein; this encodes MGNARRSAVLAAISNFWNGSASIGFIALGCVLLGLGILGAFLPGLPTTVFVIGAAWAFGRSSPQLELWLLDHPRFGATLRAWRTSRAIPRRAKVAACLGKAVGFVLFVVMVKPSLWLACLVLIIMAGVAIWIICRPEPTAITIASQRLTSQN